In Novipirellula galeiformis, one DNA window encodes the following:
- a CDS encoding patatin-like phospholipase family protein, producing MKIALAFSGGGVRATVFHLGVLARLARQDLLGNVKIVSSVSGGSLAAGLVFASAGYRWPASEEYLHDVVPKCLSVLTQQNVQRTYVLKSLLLPWRLASGRASVLGDALESTWGIKGSLADLPVAPNWIINATCYQTGKNWRFQRDLMGDYQTKYITDPDFRLSHALAASAAVPGLIGPLLIRSRQHQWSEYREDDWREISPKYKRLHLWDGGVYDNLGVESLFKPGDGLREGTDFLIVCDASRPLGSETRQSRWRPSYLKASMRLVDVATDQVRSLRARMLMEYFKQNPGTGAYLRLGLATKKVYSRSPIGGKPALTDGEVRYVSQIETTLRRLTDREFSLLFRHGFEVADATLSTYGHEAIGRVPRNRVLFKAA from the coding sequence ATGAAGATCGCACTTGCATTCTCGGGAGGTGGCGTTCGTGCGACGGTGTTTCACCTTGGCGTGCTCGCTCGGCTGGCGCGGCAAGATCTGCTAGGCAACGTGAAAATCGTTTCGAGTGTTTCTGGTGGCTCACTGGCGGCGGGACTTGTCTTTGCCTCGGCCGGATACCGATGGCCCGCCAGCGAAGAATATTTGCACGATGTCGTGCCAAAATGCCTTTCGGTATTGACGCAGCAAAATGTCCAGCGGACCTATGTACTGAAATCGCTGTTGCTGCCCTGGCGACTCGCTTCGGGGCGAGCCTCGGTGCTGGGCGACGCTCTGGAGAGCACCTGGGGCATCAAGGGATCGCTTGCGGATTTGCCGGTTGCGCCCAACTGGATTATTAACGCAACTTGCTACCAGACCGGTAAGAACTGGCGTTTCCAGCGTGACTTGATGGGCGACTACCAAACCAAGTACATCACCGATCCCGATTTCCGTTTATCACATGCATTGGCAGCGTCCGCCGCGGTGCCCGGATTGATTGGCCCTTTGCTGATCCGCTCACGACAACACCAATGGAGTGAATACCGCGAAGATGATTGGCGTGAAATTTCGCCGAAGTACAAGCGTTTGCATCTTTGGGACGGTGGGGTGTATGACAATTTAGGAGTGGAGTCGCTATTCAAACCTGGGGATGGATTGCGTGAGGGTACCGATTTTTTGATCGTCTGCGATGCCTCACGTCCCTTGGGAAGCGAAACGCGGCAATCACGTTGGCGACCTAGTTACCTAAAAGCCTCGATGCGATTGGTGGACGTCGCGACCGATCAAGTGCGAAGTCTGCGAGCGCGGATGTTAATGGAGTATTTCAAGCAGAATCCGGGAACCGGGGCTTATCTGCGATTGGGGCTGGCGACGAAGAAGGTTTACTCACGCAGTCCGATCGGTGGCAAGCCTGCACTGACGGACGGTGAAGTGCGGTACGTCTCGCAGATTGAAACCACTCTACGTCGACTGACCGATCGTGAGTTCAGTTTGTTGTTTCGTCATGGATTTGAGGTCGCCGATGCGACGCTTTCCACCTACGGTCATGAAGCGATTGGACGCGTGCCTCGCAATCGAGTGCTGTTTAAAGCAGCCTGA